The following are encoded together in the Pleurocapsa sp. FMAR1 genome:
- a CDS encoding MBL fold metallo-hydrolase, producing MKRRQLIRYGGVGLTTAIATSLIPRQFSLAQEVTDGVTVQYLGHTCFLFTGDGLKVLVNPYDSAGCTAGLSLPDVQPDVVLVSSFLLDEGAVDKVQGNPQVITEQGVHQFKSIKFQGFSMPHDLQGGKRFGNNIAWRWTQGGVNILHLGGAAAPLTTEDKILLGGADILLAPVGGGPKAYDASEANRVVKVLNPKMVIPTQYRVATADKASCDLAPVGDFLALVKSENMEVAQVGTDRFEVKKSYLRGDRTLVRVLDYTS from the coding sequence ATGAAACGGCGACAGTTAATCCGCTATGGTGGAGTAGGTTTGACAACGGCGATCGCCACAAGTTTAATTCCCCGTCAGTTTTCCTTGGCTCAGGAAGTTACCGATGGAGTGACTGTTCAATATCTGGGACATACCTGCTTTTTATTTACGGGTGATGGTTTAAAAGTTTTGGTTAATCCCTATGATTCGGCTGGCTGTACCGCTGGCTTGAGTCTGCCTGACGTGCAGCCAGACGTAGTGCTAGTTAGTAGCTTTCTTTTAGATGAAGGAGCAGTAGACAAAGTACAGGGCAATCCTCAAGTTATTACAGAGCAAGGTGTTCATCAGTTTAAAAGTATTAAGTTTCAAGGATTTTCTATGCCTCACGATCTTCAAGGAGGTAAACGCTTTGGCAATAATATCGCCTGGCGATGGACTCAAGGAGGGGTAAATATTCTGCATCTTGGCGGTGCTGCTGCGCCTCTAACTACAGAAGATAAAATATTGCTAGGTGGTGCAGATATACTGCTTGCTCCAGTGGGAGGTGGTCCAAAAGCCTATGATGCGTCCGAGGCAAATCGGGTAGTAAAAGTTCTCAATCCAAAAATGGTGATTCCTACCCAATATCGAGTTGCCACAGCCGACAAAGCAAGCTGCGATCTTGCTCCTGTGGGTGACTTTTTGGCTTTGGTAAAGAGTGAGAATATGGAAGTCGCCCAGGTAGGCACAGATCGCTTTGAAGTCAAAAAATCTTATTTAAGGGGCGATCGCACTTTAGTCAGAGTTCTAGACTATACCTCATGA